In a genomic window of Virgibacillus sp. SK37:
- a CDS encoding cysteine dioxygenase family protein, giving the protein MASLKTYSLKEFVQDMTRLVEDNIEEATLVNSTEGLVGELIKTNDWLPNSVYQVNENGYTRHSLYRDPENRFEVLALGWKAGQKTPLHDHDGTWGVEGVVTGMMKVKNFVRNEEEEGEYVKLIPAGTVRLNEHSTGELLPPADCHILESVGEKMAVTIHVYGKQLTKFRLFQLQNDRTYKVKWVKVGYTKEY; this is encoded by the coding sequence TTGGCCAGTTTAAAAACGTATAGTCTAAAAGAATTTGTACAGGATATGACAAGGTTGGTAGAGGACAACATAGAAGAAGCGACCCTTGTGAATAGCACAGAGGGGTTAGTCGGTGAATTAATTAAAACGAATGATTGGTTGCCTAACTCAGTTTATCAAGTAAATGAGAATGGATATACAAGACATTCTTTATATCGCGACCCTGAAAATCGCTTTGAAGTCTTGGCGTTGGGTTGGAAAGCCGGTCAGAAAACTCCACTTCACGATCATGATGGTACCTGGGGAGTTGAAGGGGTAGTAACCGGTATGATGAAAGTCAAAAATTTCGTGCGGAATGAGGAGGAAGAAGGCGAATATGTGAAGTTGATACCTGCTGGAACAGTACGACTAAACGAGCATAGCACCGGTGAATTATTACCACCTGCAGATTGTCATATACTTGAATCTGTTGGGGAGAAAATGGCGGTGACCATTCATGTTTATGGAAAGCAACTGACTAAATTTCGTCTTTTCCAATTACAGAATGATCGGACCTACAAAGTGAAATGGGTAAAGGTTGGTTATACAAAAGAATATTAG
- a CDS encoding c-type cytochrome — MFKEKYVWLLFISLTLLTVACSNQARSEGEMYDANQIREELSQLDPNSDVIYGKEIFDDTKAVVPDHVGNELSCLSCHGDGGLAPNSPMVGITEKFPKMRRGKLTTIEDRINGCFVRSMNGDKLDENSREMKAMVAYFEFISKNVESKEDITWRMNNDKKKVPEPNLTNGARLFVEKNCVSCHATDGSGTSDQTGPALWGDGSFNEAAGMTKIEKATGFIQNNMPKGQEETLTDQEAADIAAFLLSHERPSGDPDELTDYHLDPSRSYITKERREKIRNGSFDWTSLDVIIPKEKQKD, encoded by the coding sequence TTGTTTAAGGAAAAATATGTATGGCTATTATTTATTTCATTAACCTTACTAACTGTCGCATGTAGTAACCAGGCTCGGAGTGAAGGGGAAATGTATGACGCAAACCAAATACGTGAGGAATTAAGCCAGCTGGATCCAAACAGTGATGTAATATATGGAAAAGAAATTTTTGATGATACAAAGGCAGTGGTACCAGATCATGTTGGAAATGAGCTTTCTTGTTTAAGTTGTCATGGGGATGGTGGTCTTGCACCCAACTCTCCAATGGTTGGCATTACAGAAAAGTTTCCCAAAATGCGACGAGGCAAGTTGACTACGATTGAGGATAGAATAAACGGTTGTTTTGTTCGTAGTATGAACGGAGATAAATTAGACGAAAACAGTAGAGAGATGAAAGCAATGGTTGCTTATTTTGAATTTATATCGAAAAATGTTGAATCAAAAGAGGACATTACATGGAGAATGAATAATGATAAAAAGAAAGTTCCTGAACCTAATCTTACTAATGGGGCAAGATTGTTTGTTGAGAAAAATTGTGTATCCTGTCATGCCACTGATGGGTCTGGGACAAGTGACCAAACAGGGCCTGCGTTATGGGGGGACGGTTCATTTAATGAAGCTGCTGGAATGACAAAGATTGAAAAAGCGACTGGATTTATCCAAAATAACATGCCGAAGGGTCAGGAAGAAACCTTAACAGATCAGGAGGCAGCGGATATTGCAGCATTTCTTCTGTCTCATGAACGACCATCAGGCGATCCGGATGAATTGACAGATTACCATCTTGATCCAAGTCGTTCCTATATTACGAAAGAGCGCAGGGAAAAAATCAGAAATGGATCTTTTGATTGGACTTCACTGGATGTCATCATTCCTAAAGAAAAGCAAAAGGACTAA
- the coxB gene encoding cytochrome c oxidase subunit II, which produces MKKITILPFIILLAGCQSITVLDPKSSTGKEQAYLIWFSLAIMAIVLLVVFILFTRFVIRYRYTEKKSEFIPQDIKGNLKYELTWTIIPFILLAVLAVPTLKITFDQSPKTEAETNTNGIHINVTAEQFRWTFEHKNSKTVHNELIIPENKDITFHLSSKDVIHSFWIPELAGKVDVIPNKELIYVIKNAEIGEYDGKCAEFCGIQHANMTFDVKVVSMEKYNQYLKQSSNQENED; this is translated from the coding sequence ATGAAAAAGATAACTATACTTCCTTTTATAATCTTGCTTGCAGGCTGCCAGAGTATTACGGTACTCGATCCAAAAAGCTCTACAGGGAAAGAACAAGCCTACTTAATTTGGTTCAGTTTAGCAATAATGGCAATTGTTTTGCTTGTTGTTTTTATCCTGTTTACCCGTTTTGTGATCAGATATCGTTATACAGAAAAGAAATCAGAATTTATACCCCAAGACATAAAAGGAAACTTAAAATATGAATTAACCTGGACAATTATTCCATTTATACTGCTTGCCGTTCTTGCTGTTCCAACATTAAAGATTACTTTTGACCAATCACCAAAGACGGAAGCTGAAACGAACACAAACGGGATTCATATTAACGTGACTGCGGAGCAATTCAGGTGGACGTTTGAACACAAAAACAGTAAAACAGTTCATAATGAATTAATTATTCCTGAAAACAAAGATATTACTTTTCATCTATCATCTAAGGATGTTATCCATTCTTTTTGGATACCTGAATTGGCAGGAAAAGTAGATGTTATTCCAAATAAAGAACTTATCTATGTTATTAAGAATGCAGAGATAGGCGAATATGATGGAAAGTGTGCAGAATTTTGTGGTATTCAACACGCGAATATGACGTTTGACGTGAAGGTTGTTTCGATGGAGAAATATAATCAATATCTTAAACAGTCAAGTAATCAAGAAAATGAAGATTAA
- a CDS encoding cbb3-type cytochrome c oxidase subunit I: protein MGGIVVISVLKYKKLPVIWEFMRTTNHRKIGTLYILFGFIFFLRAGIDALFIRSQLAVPNNDFWVFQFEKYNEVFTTHGTMMIFFAATPMLLGLMNIAVPLQIGARDLAFPFLNAVGFWLFFTGGMLFNIAFFLNSAPAIGWTGYAPLSTSLFTLGVGSDFYVFSLQISGLGTIFTALNLIVTIVRMRAPGMKFTRMPLFTWATLITAFLILVAFTVLAIGLYLLMFDRMFGTKFFHGPDGDPVYWQHLFWIFGHPEVYILALPAFGIFSDIISTFSKKRVFGYPAMVLSIVLIGFLSFMVWVHHMFTVGLGPVTNTIFAITTMAIAVPTGIKVFNWLFTMRGGVLRFTTPMLFSLGFIPSFVMGGVTGVMLSVSAADFQFHDSHFVVAHFHYVIIASTILGIFAGIYYYYPKITGFVLDEKLGKWHFWLFLIGFHLTFFPMHISGLNGMPRRVYTFRVGEGLEITNLLSTIGAFTMGISMLFFFYNLFKTHKKGEKVGNDPWDGRTLEWTVGSPSPEHTFTPMPFVEETDPFWYAKLRRERIKTTKEHRASPISRDSILPFLMTITLGFMSFCMIYKWYVPAIILGAGVFSFFVIRAFHDERAEHYGKEQTDDE, encoded by the coding sequence ATGGGCGGTATTGTTGTAATCTCCGTCCTTAAATATAAAAAGTTGCCAGTCATTTGGGAATTTATGCGGACAACAAATCATCGTAAAATCGGTACCTTATACATACTATTTGGCTTCATATTTTTCCTTAGGGCCGGAATAGATGCATTGTTTATCCGTTCCCAGCTGGCAGTACCTAATAACGATTTCTGGGTATTTCAATTCGAAAAATACAATGAAGTATTTACTACACATGGAACGATGATGATTTTTTTCGCAGCAACTCCCATGCTACTGGGCTTAATGAACATTGCTGTACCATTACAAATTGGCGCTCGTGATTTGGCATTTCCATTTTTAAATGCAGTCGGATTTTGGCTATTTTTCACAGGTGGTATGCTGTTTAATATTGCATTCTTTTTAAATAGTGCACCAGCAATAGGCTGGACAGGATATGCCCCGTTGTCTACTTCTCTTTTCACCCTTGGGGTTGGATCAGACTTTTATGTTTTCAGTTTACAAATTTCCGGTTTAGGGACCATTTTTACAGCACTCAATTTAATCGTAACGATTGTAAGAATGCGCGCACCTGGCATGAAATTCACTAGAATGCCATTATTTACATGGGCAACTCTGATTACAGCTTTTTTAATACTTGTAGCGTTTACCGTTTTAGCTATCGGCCTCTATTTGCTCATGTTTGATCGCATGTTTGGAACAAAGTTTTTCCACGGCCCTGATGGTGACCCTGTGTATTGGCAGCATCTATTCTGGATTTTTGGTCATCCCGAAGTGTATATTCTTGCATTGCCAGCCTTTGGTATTTTCTCTGATATCATATCAACATTCTCCAAGAAGCGCGTTTTTGGTTATCCAGCAATGGTTCTCTCCATTGTGCTAATTGGATTTTTATCCTTTATGGTTTGGGTACATCATATGTTTACCGTCGGTCTCGGCCCAGTAACTAACACAATATTCGCAATCACCACGATGGCAATTGCCGTACCAACAGGAATCAAAGTATTTAACTGGCTATTTACAATGCGAGGTGGTGTATTAAGATTCACAACTCCTATGTTGTTCTCACTGGGATTTATTCCATCCTTTGTTATGGGTGGTGTAACGGGTGTTATGCTGTCAGTCTCAGCAGCTGACTTTCAGTTTCATGATTCCCATTTCGTTGTCGCCCATTTTCACTATGTAATTATCGCTTCCACTATCCTGGGTATATTTGCAGGAATCTATTATTATTATCCTAAAATCACAGGTTTTGTACTTGATGAAAAACTGGGAAAGTGGCATTTTTGGTTATTTCTTATCGGCTTTCATCTAACCTTCTTTCCAATGCATATCTCAGGGTTGAATGGAATGCCCCGAAGAGTTTATACGTTTAGGGTAGGGGAAGGCTTAGAAATTACCAACTTATTAAGTACAATTGGTGCATTTACTATGGGAATAAGTATGCTATTTTTCTTTTATAATTTATTTAAGACACATAAAAAAGGGGAAAAAGTTGGTAATGATCCATGGGATGGACGAACACTGGAGTGGACAGTAGGTTCGCCTTCTCCAGAACATACATTTACCCCCATGCCATTTGTGGAAGAAACGGACCCCTTTTGGTATGCAAAATTGCGTAGGGAAAGAATCAAAACAACAAAAGAACACCGAGCTAGTCCTATTTCAAGAGATTCCATACTTCCTTTTCTTATGACAATCACCTTAGGCTTCATGTCTTTTTGTATGATTTACAAATGGTACGTGCCAGCAATTATATTAGGAGCAG